The DNA segment GTTAACCATTGGTTTTAAAGTCCCACACTTccaacaacaatatttttttccccactaaaaaacaacattattttaaaattaacaaactaataTCAATAAATACTACAATAATTgagtaaattaataaatattactacTAATGAATTAGTAATATGCTGCTACTAATAAGTTATCAAAATAGAAGttcatattttcaataaaaaaggaagtttgtatttttgtaaaagaaaagaCTAGTGATTGTAATGAGTGAATGGTAACATATTAAAGtgccaatataaaaaaaatcagatataATAAATACtgcttatatttttaattataatcaaatatgtttctaatgtaaataattacaatgttcttaaaataaataatatatttcgaattatattcaaataaaaaatagttttgtatATTTGTAGAATgtctaaatatttattttttgaaaatgctTGTTTAAATGATTTCGTACAAAGTTGTTGATTCTGATTCCTGAATGTGAGGCAGTCAAATATATACGCCTACTTCTTTCGTTCAGCAGTCAAcagatgtttttgttttttagaacAGCAGTCAACAGATAGTTCATAGTAGTAATAAAGTAATAATATCGAAGGCAAAATAACAAAGCGGATACTAACGTATGATGACGCGGGTCGATCTAGGCCGTCCACTGCAATCACATGTAAACATTAAACTCCTTGTACAAACCTATTGGCTCTCAAAATTGAAATGTGGCGAAATTTTGGgcagtttgtttaaattatatatatatatatatatatatatatatatatatatatatatatattattttctttaacgtTTTTATTcaagaaacatatttttttctgttttttttttaaatatttgtctaAAAAGTATTTTCTTTAAAGACCATGTTTGCCAAGTTATTTTAACTCATTACTAACTTTTATATACTTAAAATGCTTATAAAATCTATTTATTAaccttttaaataaaacaaagattaattatttatttatctttccaCTCATTTTTCCTACACACTTTGTATAGttcactatttattttaactattgtaatatttataatatttaatttattatttaatattttattttatgaatttgacaaagataaatgttaaatttatttataaatttttgaataattttatattagataattaattttaattattacaatgtCTACTTAagtatgttattttataaatttttgaatagttttaattatcataataaaaatataatgtctacttttatgttttttaattttattttaaacttgattaaaaaaaactgaagatataatataagattagtagtaaaaacataatatgaaaaaataataattgaaactaaaatacaatgaaaataatttatttataaataaaaattacaaaagtttaaagtaattaaaaaaataaaattataaaaatacaaaatatttttttcataaaataaaacttaaatttacataataatatcatataaatatgtttattttattattttacatttttctaattactttttaccatatttttatcaaatacttttttcatcttttctcaAACACTTAAAGtttaataaagtaaattaaaaattagtaatttttaactaaCTTTTCAACCACAGTGATTTTTATCGAATatagtcaaatattttttttttaaaaaaatttaacaaactgAGTCGTTATTATTATACTTTAATCATCTCACTGGCATTACAGATTGCACGATATATACTGCCTCTCGAAAGAGAAGGGTGAAGGAGGAGGTCCCACAGTGCAGAAGCCACGCGGCAACTCGACGCCGATAATTGCAATTATGAAGCAGAATCGTCCTAAACTCCAAAAATATAGTAACTACCAGGagtacatttatttaaatttaataaatagaaaaaatggataaatatttaatatttatttatctggTGATGGCAGCGTGATGAACACGgaaatttgaataatattaaGGGCCAGGGCCAGAGAGCAAGGGCCCAAGAAGCCCAATACGTTTGTTTTGCCTTCCCCGTCTTCCTAGTTGCTTCCCTCGCTGATACCCTCTATAAATTGGCTCTTACGTTCATGCAAATCTCGCCCAGTAGCACCTTCGTAGGACccttatctctctctctctctctctctcccgaATTATTGTTCGTTCGACCCTTTTACTTAGTATTCCCTGTTTCCGGTATTCGCTCCCTTTTTTTCTGCATTCTGGTTTTACTTAGATCTCTGTCCCGCACCAGATCTGGTGCAGGGTGAGAGGGTTGGGttcattaattttgtatcaATCTTCCTTCTGAGCGGTAGGCGTGGGGATACCAGAGTCTTTTCGGGAAGCAAGAGAGGGTTCTCTCCGTTTTCAATAGATCTCTCACTGTCTTCTTTTGAGGGGGAAGCCGGGGCCTCGGCCTCGGCGGCTTTCAAAGCCCCCACCTTCACAGCCCTATCAACAAAAAACCCTAaccctatttttttcttcattttctaattcttttttGATCGTCGCCGCCGCCACTAGAGATGCCTGCCCTGGCTTGTTGCGTGGATGCTGCAGCACCTCCCGGCTATGCATTTGCCGGTGACATCTCTTTTCCGGCGCCGGTCGCCCTTACTGGCGTACCTCCGGCCACGACAGACGACAGCAACAACAACCGTTGGTCGCCGTCCCTCTCCGCTGCGCTCTACAACGTCGACGGCTGGGGCGGCCCCTACTTTGCCGTCAACACCGCCGGGAACATCTCCGTGCGCCCACACGGTTCCGACACGCTGTCGCACCAGGAGATCGATTTGTTGAAGATTGTGAAGAAGGCCTCCGATCCCAAATCTCTTGGGGGTCTCAGCCTCCAGCTTCCTCTCATTGCCCGCTTTCCTGACGTTCTGAAGAACCGGTTGGAGTCCCTCCAGTCGGCGTTCGATTATGCAATCCAATCTGGAGGGTACGAGTCTCATTACCAAGGAGTTTACCCCGTGAAATGCAACCAGGACCGGTTCGTGGTGGAGGATATCGTGAAATTCGGTTCACCCTTCCGGTTCGGTCTGGAGGCCGGGTCTAAGCCGGAACTCCTTCTGGCCATGAGCTGTCTTTGCAAAGGCAACCCCGACGCGCTTTTGATTTGCAACGGCTTCAAGGACGCGGAGTACATTTCTCTTGCCCTGGTTGCCAACAAACTTGCCCTCAACACCGTGATTGTTGTGGAGCAGGAGGAGGAGGTTGATTTGATCGTTGAATTGAGCAAGAAGCTCTGTATTAAGCCCGTGATTGGGCTTCGTGCGAAGCTTCGGACGAAGCATTCCGGCCATTTCGGTGGGACTTCAGGAGAGAAGGGGAAGTTTGGGCTGACCACCGCTCAGATTCTTAGGGTTGTGAAGAACCTGGACCTCGCGGGCATGCTGGATTGCCTGCAACTGCTGCATTTTCATATTGGTTCTCAGATTCCCTCAACAGCGTTGCTTGCTGATGGTGTGGGAGAGGCTGCGCAGATCTACTGCGAGTTGGTTCGGCTCGGGGCGAACATGCGAGTCATCGATATTGGAGGTGGACTGGGCATAGATTACGACGGTTCCAAATCGTGTGACTCTGATATTTCCGTTGAGTACAGTCTCGAGGATTATGCAGTCGCGGTTGTTCACGCGGTTCAGTGTGTGTGCGACCGAAGGTCCGTGAAA comes from the Glycine soja cultivar W05 chromosome 6, ASM419377v2, whole genome shotgun sequence genome and includes:
- the LOC114414448 gene encoding arginine decarboxylase; the encoded protein is MPALACCVDAAAPPGYAFAGDISFPAPVALTGVPPATTDDSNNNRWSPSLSAALYNVDGWGGPYFAVNTAGNISVRPHGSDTLSHQEIDLLKIVKKASDPKSLGGLSLQLPLIARFPDVLKNRLESLQSAFDYAIQSGGYESHYQGVYPVKCNQDRFVVEDIVKFGSPFRFGLEAGSKPELLLAMSCLCKGNPDALLICNGFKDAEYISLALVANKLALNTVIVVEQEEEVDLIVELSKKLCIKPVIGLRAKLRTKHSGHFGGTSGEKGKFGLTTAQILRVVKNLDLAGMLDCLQLLHFHIGSQIPSTALLADGVGEAAQIYCELVRLGANMRVIDIGGGLGIDYDGSKSCDSDISVEYSLEDYAVAVVHAVQCVCDRRSVKHPVICSESGRAIVSHHSVLIFEAVGTSSTTGGGASPALSAQYLAEELSEDYRNLSELAFRGEYETCLVYTEEMKERCVEQFKQGTVCMEQLAAVEGLCELARKAVGAGESVRRYHVNLSVFTSVPDAWGIEQVFPIIPIHRLDEKPSVRGILSDLTCDSDGKIDKFINGESSLPLHEMEGGRTYYLGMFLGGAYEEALGGVHNLFGGPSVVRVSQSDGPHSFAVTRAVPGPSCGDVLRVMQHQPELMFETLKHRAQEYVSHDNAAALLAAGLARTFDRMPYLLSLSSFVADDVAAAVPAAQDLGEQWSY